Proteins encoded by one window of Polaribacter haliotis:
- a CDS encoding DoxX family protein, with amino-acid sequence MSTKIIFIFKIIISIIILQTLYYKFSGAEESVALFTKLAGENEAYLRVGTGVLELIACIVFFIPKTIWLGATMIIGLMSGAIFSHLTKLGIVHNNDGGLLFGSACLSLIVALIVLYKERKNVPLIGKNFK; translated from the coding sequence ATGTCAACAAAAATCATTTTCATTTTTAAAATAATTATCTCTATAATTATATTACAAACACTTTATTATAAATTTTCAGGCGCAGAAGAAAGTGTCGCTTTATTTACCAAATTAGCAGGTGAAAATGAAGCTTATTTAAGAGTTGGAACTGGTGTTTTAGAATTAATTGCTTGTATTGTTTTCTTTATTCCGAAAACTATTTGGTTAGGAGCAACCATGATTATTGGTTTAATGTCTGGAGCCATCTTTTCTCATTTAACAAAACTTGGCATCGTTCACAATAATGATGGTGGTTTATTATTTGGTTCGGCTTGTTTATCGCTTATTGTAGCTTTAATAGTACTTTATAAAGAAAGGAAAAACGTTCCTTTGATTGGTAAAAATTTCAAATAG